A genomic stretch from Corynebacterium sp. 21KM1197 includes:
- a CDS encoding MMPL family transporter, producing the protein MFLRWGQFSYRHRRLIPALVVLFILALYGIFGLRLGDRLSQEGWEDPGADSTLGAQIEQETFGRDRSGDVIALYTVEAPRSLNDPTISQAINAELAALKEQHSGEISHITSYFSERAPELITADGTRAFAAIGLAGDGEQTLKDYRAIEDSLRGQNLPEGVTLQVAGATAVADSLDEGMAGDISRAELVALPVVAVLLLVVFGSVVAATMPLIVGVLSILGSLGILSILAGSAQVNVFAQSVVTLLGLGLAIDYGLFMVSRFREEMDKGTPIPQAVATTTATAGKTVVFSAAMVAVALSGLMIFPQAFLKSVAYGAISAVALAALLSVTVLPALFGMLGTNIDRWTVRRTSRRGKRLEETLWWRIPAWAMRHAKAVTVVIAGGLLALAIPLAGITFGGINETYLPPTNETRQAQASFNEAFPDFRTEPIKLVVTGADNQQLSSVYRQANEVEGLTGRFRPAHPSQDGTTVLTAGIVDRADNQRVIEQLRAIDTPEGVTVYIAGTPAMEVESIEALLETLPWMALYIVLATFLLMALVFGSLILPAKAIIMTVLGLGSTLGILTLMFVDGVGSGLLNFTAGPLMSPVLVLIVAIVYGLSTDYEVFLVSRMVEARDRGASTDTAIKYGTAHTGGIITAAALIMIVVAGAFGFSEIVMMKYIAFGMIAALLLDATVIRMLLVPAVMHLLREDNWWGPAWLRRAYARLGHGSEVPEATPAAAHTPPPAAVSVDEAVVIEESEAARGGRTTTQDEGLVPFKDLIQRLEK; encoded by the coding sequence GTGTTTTTGCGCTGGGGTCAGTTCTCCTACCGCCACCGCCGCCTGATTCCGGCGCTGGTGGTGCTCTTTATCCTCGCCCTCTACGGGATCTTCGGCCTGCGCCTGGGGGATCGCCTCAGCCAGGAGGGCTGGGAGGATCCCGGCGCGGATTCCACCCTGGGCGCGCAGATCGAGCAGGAGACCTTTGGGCGCGACCGCAGCGGAGACGTGATCGCCCTTTATACCGTGGAGGCCCCGCGCAGCCTCAACGATCCCACCATCTCCCAGGCGATTAACGCGGAACTCGCCGCGCTCAAAGAGCAGCACTCGGGCGAAATCAGCCACATCACCAGCTACTTTTCCGAGCGCGCCCCGGAACTCATCACCGCCGATGGCACCCGGGCCTTTGCCGCCATCGGCCTGGCCGGTGACGGGGAACAAACGCTCAAGGACTACCGCGCCATCGAGGACTCCCTGCGCGGCCAAAACCTACCCGAGGGCGTGACCCTCCAGGTGGCCGGGGCCACCGCCGTGGCCGATTCCCTGGACGAGGGCATGGCCGGGGACATTTCCCGCGCGGAACTGGTGGCCCTGCCCGTGGTGGCGGTGCTGCTGCTGGTGGTCTTTGGCTCCGTGGTGGCGGCCACCATGCCGCTGATCGTGGGCGTGCTCTCCATTCTGGGTTCCCTGGGTATTCTCTCCATCCTGGCGGGCAGCGCACAGGTCAATGTATTTGCGCAGTCCGTGGTCACCCTGCTGGGCCTGGGCCTGGCCATTGATTATGGGTTGTTCATGGTCTCGCGCTTCCGCGAAGAGATGGATAAGGGCACCCCCATTCCGCAGGCCGTGGCCACCACCACCGCCACCGCCGGTAAAACGGTGGTCTTTTCCGCCGCGATGGTGGCGGTGGCGCTGTCCGGCCTGATGATCTTCCCCCAGGCATTCCTCAAGTCCGTGGCCTACGGCGCCATTTCCGCCGTGGCTCTGGCGGCACTGCTCTCCGTGACGGTGCTGCCCGCGCTCTTTGGCATGCTGGGTACCAATATCGACCGCTGGACGGTGCGGCGCACCTCCCGGCGCGGCAAGCGCCTGGAGGAGACGCTGTGGTGGCGGATCCCCGCCTGGGCCATGCGCCACGCCAAGGCCGTGACGGTGGTGATCGCCGGTGGCCTGCTGGCCCTGGCGATCCCCCTGGCCGGCATCACCTTCGGCGGCATCAATGAGACGTACCTGCCGCCCACCAATGAGACGCGCCAGGCCCAGGCCTCCTTCAACGAGGCCTTCCCGGACTTCCGCACCGAGCCGATCAAACTGGTGGTCACCGGGGCCGATAATCAACAGTTGAGCAGCGTGTATCGCCAGGCCAACGAGGTCGAGGGCCTCACCGGGCGCTTCCGCCCCGCACACCCCAGCCAGGACGGCACCACCGTGCTCACGGCAGGCATTGTGGACCGCGCCGATAACCAGCGCGTGATAGAACAGCTGAGGGCTATCGACACCCCCGAGGGCGTCACCGTGTACATCGCCGGAACCCCCGCGATGGAGGTGGAATCCATCGAGGCGCTGCTAGAGACCCTGCCCTGGATGGCGCTGTACATCGTGCTGGCCACGTTCCTCCTCATGGCGCTGGTATTTGGCTCACTGATTCTGCCCGCCAAGGCCATCATCATGACGGTGCTGGGCCTGGGTTCCACCCTGGGCATCCTCACCCTGATGTTCGTGGACGGGGTGGGCTCCGGCCTGCTGAACTTCACCGCAGGCCCCCTGATGAGCCCCGTGCTGGTGCTCATCGTGGCGATCGTGTACGGGCTTTCCACGGATTACGAGGTCTTTCTAGTCTCCCGCATGGTGGAGGCGCGCGACCGCGGGGCCAGCACCGATACCGCCATCAAGTACGGCACCGCGCACACCGGCGGGATCATCACCGCCGCCGCGCTCATCATGATCGTGGTGGCCGGGGCCTTTGGCTTCTCCGAGATCGTGATGATGAAGTACATCGCCTTTGGTATGATCGCGGCCCTGCTTCTCGACGCCACCGTGATCCGCATGCTGCTCGTCCCCGCCGTCATGCACCTGCTGCGCGAGGATAACTGGTGGGGGCCCGCATGGCTGCGCCGCGCCTACGCCCGGCTGGGGCACGGTTCCGAGGTTCCCGAGGCCACGCCCGCAGCGGCACACACCCCGCCGCCCGCCGCCGTGAGCGTGGACGAGGCCGTGGTGATCGAGGAATCCGAGGCCGCCCGTGGTGGGCGCACCACCACCCAGGACGAGGGTCTGGTGCCCTTTAAGGATCTGATTCAAAGGTTGGAGAAGTAA
- a CDS encoding YbhN family protein, producing the protein MWRWLRSPWVRYGLVVLVLAALVYALRDNAHFLHEGWAALKEADNRYIAVAVLFTAITMIFQAEMMVSLLHSTGVRCGRGRANALGLAANSWSATLPGGPAVAAAMIFREQMAWGASAVVASWYMVVSGLLAAAGMALLGLIAVFFLGASVHPVTLVASIVGLVAVLCAVSWAARNPATVENKLTAALRWYNRRTNAPEDRWTDKLSGLRTQLRAVDIPLPRLGLALLWSTLKWVAEIVCLWACVVAVGGDPDVAGVALSFLAAKLIGQAQITPGGLGPVDVMLTSTLVALGQIPMSLAVAAAIVFRMLTFVLLAAVGWVVFLWFWVIRAQDKEKLT; encoded by the coding sequence GTGTGGCGGTGGCTGCGCAGCCCGTGGGTGCGCTATGGCCTGGTGGTCCTGGTGCTCGCCGCCCTGGTCTACGCGCTGCGGGATAACGCCCACTTCCTCCACGAGGGCTGGGCGGCACTCAAGGAGGCCGATAACCGCTACATCGCGGTGGCCGTGCTCTTTACCGCCATCACCATGATCTTCCAGGCGGAGATGATGGTGAGCCTCCTGCACTCCACCGGCGTGCGCTGCGGGCGAGGCCGCGCCAACGCCCTGGGCCTGGCGGCCAACTCGTGGTCGGCCACCCTGCCCGGCGGCCCGGCGGTGGCCGCCGCGATGATCTTCCGCGAGCAAATGGCCTGGGGAGCCAGCGCGGTGGTGGCCAGTTGGTACATGGTGGTCTCCGGGCTGCTGGCCGCCGCCGGAATGGCGCTGCTCGGGCTCATCGCGGTGTTCTTCCTCGGTGCCTCGGTGCACCCGGTGACCCTGGTGGCGTCGATAGTGGGCCTGGTGGCGGTGCTGTGCGCGGTGAGTTGGGCCGCCCGCAACCCCGCCACCGTGGAGAATAAACTCACCGCCGCGCTGCGCTGGTACAACCGCCGCACGAACGCCCCGGAGGATCGCTGGACGGATAAACTCTCCGGGCTGCGCACGCAACTGCGCGCCGTGGATATTCCGCTGCCCCGCCTGGGGCTGGCGCTGCTGTGGTCCACCCTGAAGTGGGTGGCGGAGATCGTGTGCCTCTGGGCCTGCGTGGTGGCCGTGGGGGGCGATCCCGACGTCGCCGGGGTGGCGCTCTCCTTCCTGGCCGCCAAGCTCATCGGCCAGGCGCAGATCACCCCCGGCGGCCTGGGACCGGTGGACGTGATGCTCACCTCCACGCTGGTGGCTCTGGGGCAGATCCCTATGTCCCTGGCCGTGGCGGCGGCCATCGTGTTCCGCATGCTTACCTTCGTGCTGCTGGCCGCCGTAGGCTGGGTGGTGTTTTTGTGGTTCTGGGTTATTCGCGCACAAGACAAGGAGAAACTCACATGA
- a CDS encoding DUF3054 domain-containing protein → MTRWFAYDALAIALFALLARMAHRSEDMPLTVGGWLGTLWPFLLGVALAWGGLALARRGSLWGSMIVAWPCAVIVGLSIWGLRHGAVPHWSFIIVATVTSGILMAAWRGIAGRRSRS, encoded by the coding sequence ATGACCCGCTGGTTTGCTTACGACGCCCTCGCCATCGCGCTCTTTGCCCTCCTCGCCCGCATGGCTCACCGCAGCGAGGACATGCCGCTGACGGTGGGCGGATGGTTGGGCACCCTGTGGCCCTTCCTGCTGGGCGTGGCGCTGGCCTGGGGCGGCCTGGCTCTGGCCCGGCGCGGCTCCCTCTGGGGCAGTATGATCGTGGCCTGGCCCTGCGCGGTGATCGTGGGCCTGAGCATCTGGGGGCTGCGCCACGGCGCGGTGCCGCACTGGTCGTTTATCATCGTGGCCACCGTGACCTCCGGGATTCTCATGGCGGCGTGGCGGGGAATTGCGGGGCGGCGTTCCCGCTCCTAG
- a CDS encoding TetR/AcrR family transcriptional regulator, translated as MATLERKDYHHGDLRRALIASAREILATGEGFSLRAVAKRAGVSPTATYRHFEDRKALESAVAGQGYRELHGYLEEAVGEVNGLGDAWKVAVAYAQWALDNPAIFSLMFTTDCDPQDTERTRAVAELKGFLTQEMVALAPERATEDFIIATWAFVHGITLLHAEGKLSTEAPREMEERIRRSWGALMG; from the coding sequence ATGGCAACATTGGAGCGGAAGGACTACCACCACGGAGACTTGCGCCGCGCCCTGATCGCCAGCGCGCGGGAGATCCTGGCCACCGGTGAGGGCTTTTCCCTGCGCGCGGTGGCTAAACGCGCGGGCGTGAGCCCCACCGCCACCTACCGGCACTTTGAGGACCGCAAGGCCCTCGAATCCGCCGTGGCGGGGCAGGGATACCGGGAACTGCACGGGTACTTAGAAGAGGCCGTTGGTGAGGTGAACGGCCTGGGAGACGCCTGGAAGGTGGCCGTGGCCTATGCCCAGTGGGCGCTGGATAACCCGGCGATCTTCTCCCTGATGTTCACCACCGACTGCGATCCCCAGGACACCGAGCGCACCCGCGCCGTGGCGGAACTCAAGGGCTTTTTAACGCAGGAGATGGTGGCCCTGGCCCCCGAGCGAGCCACGGAGGACTTCATCATCGCCACCTGGGCCTTTGTCCACGGGATCACCCTCCTGCACGCGGAGGGGAAACTTTCCACCGAGGCGCCACGGGAGATGGAGGAGCGCATCCGACGCTCCTGGGGCGCGTTGATGGGGTGA
- a CDS encoding DJ-1/PfpI family protein encodes MSNLFTPFRLPGGATVPNRIVKAAMEESLATASLMPDKNLARLYRTWARGGAGTLITGNVMVHDAAVTGTRDVVLDERQPLEPFRQWARATHEGGAKIWMQISHPGRQVRADQPGVAWAPSAKAVEVGPKNMIFPTPTPMNEEQVQATIARFITTARRAEEAGFDGVEIHAAHGYLLSQFLSPLANTRTDRWGGSLENRARLLLEIVRGIRAAVAPDFAVTVKLNSADFQRGGFEIDDARAVIAMLAPLGVDLVELSGGSYESPAMTGRAADSRTHAREAYFLDMARNLLANSPIPLMVTGGIVRPSVAEEVLDSGAALVGIGTALAADPHLPRRWEAGQDEAPEIPRTRIKNKGIASLASMAWVRWQMTRIAQGKEPKLGIDPRVAMVAEQVQNKRAGRRYASWLNRRLTEGSATPRKVLMVVTAARVWTLKDGSEHPTGFWGEELAVPHELFTKAGWEVTIATPGGVAPTLDELSMGISGGLPSQRRKIRAYLDSIADLLAHPAALEEIKAEEYDLVFYPGGHGPMEDLAFDATSGALLRQRLEAGAPLALLCHAPAAILAATTESGGNTNGTSSTSNAFDGRRMTGLSNREEHLNPFAWKAKWLLEDEMKKAGVEYSAGFPLRSHVVVDRNLYSGQNPQSSRDLALRIIADLG; translated from the coding sequence ATGAGCAATCTCTTTACCCCGTTCCGCCTCCCCGGCGGGGCCACCGTGCCCAACCGCATCGTCAAGGCCGCCATGGAGGAATCCCTGGCCACCGCCTCCCTCATGCCCGACAAGAACCTTGCCCGCCTCTATCGAACCTGGGCGCGCGGCGGGGCGGGCACCCTCATCACCGGCAACGTCATGGTGCATGACGCCGCCGTCACCGGCACGCGGGACGTGGTGCTCGATGAGCGCCAGCCCCTAGAGCCCTTCCGCCAGTGGGCCCGGGCCACGCACGAGGGCGGCGCGAAGATCTGGATGCAGATCAGCCACCCCGGCCGCCAGGTCAGGGCCGATCAACCGGGCGTGGCCTGGGCACCCAGTGCCAAGGCCGTGGAGGTGGGCCCCAAGAACATGATCTTCCCCACGCCCACCCCCATGAACGAGGAACAGGTCCAGGCCACCATCGCGCGCTTCATCACCACCGCCCGCCGCGCCGAGGAGGCCGGCTTCGACGGCGTGGAGATCCACGCCGCGCACGGCTACCTGCTCTCCCAGTTCCTCTCCCCGCTGGCCAATACCCGCACCGACCGCTGGGGCGGCAGCCTGGAGAATCGCGCCCGGCTTCTCCTGGAGATCGTGCGCGGTATCCGCGCCGCCGTGGCACCGGACTTTGCCGTCACCGTCAAGCTCAATTCCGCGGACTTCCAGCGCGGCGGCTTTGAGATTGATGATGCCCGCGCGGTCATCGCCATGCTCGCACCGCTCGGCGTGGACCTGGTGGAACTCTCCGGTGGTTCCTATGAAAGCCCCGCCATGACCGGGCGCGCCGCCGATTCCCGCACCCACGCCCGCGAGGCCTACTTCCTGGACATGGCGCGCAATCTCCTTGCCAATTCCCCCATTCCCCTCATGGTCACCGGCGGGATCGTGCGCCCCAGCGTGGCCGAGGAGGTGCTGGACTCCGGGGCCGCGCTCGTGGGCATCGGCACCGCCCTGGCCGCCGATCCCCACCTGCCCCGGCGATGGGAGGCCGGGCAGGACGAGGCCCCGGAGATCCCCCGCACCCGGATCAAGAACAAGGGCATCGCCTCCCTCGCCTCGATGGCCTGGGTGCGCTGGCAGATGACGCGGATCGCGCAGGGCAAGGAACCCAAACTGGGAATCGACCCCCGCGTGGCGATGGTGGCGGAGCAGGTGCAGAATAAGCGCGCGGGACGTCGATACGCCTCCTGGCTGAACCGACGCCTCACCGAGGGTTCCGCCACCCCGCGCAAGGTGCTCATGGTGGTCACCGCCGCGCGGGTATGGACGCTCAAGGACGGCAGCGAACACCCCACCGGCTTCTGGGGCGAGGAACTGGCCGTGCCGCACGAACTATTCACCAAGGCGGGCTGGGAGGTCACCATCGCCACGCCCGGCGGAGTGGCCCCCACCCTCGACGAACTCAGCATGGGCATCTCCGGCGGCCTACCCTCGCAGCGCAGGAAGATCCGCGCCTACCTCGACTCCATCGCGGATCTGCTCGCCCACCCGGCCGCGCTGGAGGAGATCAAGGCCGAGGAGTATGACCTGGTGTTTTACCCCGGCGGGCATGGCCCGATGGAGGACCTGGCTTTCGACGCCACCTCCGGCGCGCTGCTGCGCCAGCGGCTTGAGGCGGGCGCTCCCCTGGCCCTGCTCTGCCACGCACCCGCCGCCATCCTCGCGGCCACCACGGAGTCCGGCGGCAATACCAACGGCACCAGCAGCACCAGCAATGCCTTTGACGGGCGGCGCATGACCGGGCTCTCCAATAGGGAGGAACACCTCAACCCCTTCGCGTGGAAAGCGAAGTGGCTGCTGGAAGATGAGATGAAAAAGGCCGGGGTGGAATACAGCGCCGGGTTCCCCCTGCGCTCGCACGTGGTGGTGGATAGGAACCTCTACTCCGGGCAGAACCCGCAGTCCTCCCGCGATCTCGCGCTGCGGATCATCGCGGATCTGGGCTAA